From the genome of Vigna angularis cultivar LongXiaoDou No.4 chromosome 11, ASM1680809v1, whole genome shotgun sequence, one region includes:
- the LOC108334043 gene encoding uncharacterized protein LOC108334043, whose translation MASKIPQLQSKMNEVSQVVAKNGASYYKLLMEQNKHYIQHPPTVEKCQSLAKQLFYTRLASIPLRYNSFWKELDHAKNMVNNWKDLNRENVGFAALFGLECFAWFWGGEIVGRGFTFTGYHV comes from the exons ATGGCATCAAAGATTCCCCAGTTACAGTCAAAGATGAACGAAGTCTCGCAAGTAGTGGCAAAAAATGGAGCTTCCTACTACAAGTTATTGATGGAGCAGAACAAACACTACATCCAACATCCACCCACCGTTGAAAAATGCCAATCATTGGCCAAACAGTTGTTTTATACTCGCCTTGCCAG CATTCCTCTTCGTTACAATTCATTCTGGAAGGAATTGGATCATGCAAAGAACATGGTGAATAACTGGAAGGACCTAAACAGGGAGAATGTCGGTTTTGCTGCTTTGTTCGGACTAGAATGTTTTGCATGGTTTTGGGGAGGTGAGATCGTTGGCCGAGGATTTACATTCACTGGCTACCATGTTTAA